AATACTGATCATCCAATGTACTAAAGTGAGCTTCAGGCGTATGAATATATAATTGTCTTGGCCTAATTACTTGGTAAGGAGTTCTCCTCTCAGGACCAATTGGAACACTTTCAAAGAATGAATTATTTTGAAACTCTTCATATGAGGGCTGAAGATTCCACATATTCCAAGTAAAAAACAGACTAATGATCACCAGTACAGTTAAAGTGGCACTTTTTATAGATTCTTTATTCATTCCCACTCATCCTCTTGTTCCGGGTCATATGGTAAGGTAAAGAATACAGTTGTTCCCGCTCCTTCCCTACTTTGAGCCCAAATATCTCCTCCATGTGCTTGGACCATTTCCTTCGCAATGGCTAGTCCTAAACCTGTTCCACCTAGTTTACGAGTTCGGGCCTTATCCACTCGATAAAAGCGATCAAAGATTTTATTTACACTTTCTTGAGGTATTCCTACCCCTTCATCTTTTATCCGAATTTGCAACTCAGCAGGTAATACATCCACTGTAAAAATAACCTTTCCACCCTCTGGTGAATATTTAAGTGCATTAGAAATAATGTTATCCAGCACTTGTGTGATTTTATCTGTGTCAATATCAACATAAAGGGGATCGTTTGGTATATTTCTAAAAAATGCTACATGCTGCGATTTCGTCATTTCAAACCGATCAATGATCTTTTGAAAAAAGTCAGTAAAATTGATCCAATCTTTGTTTAGCTTATAATCAGTACGATCAAGCTTTGATAATTGTAGCAAATCATTCACTAAACGTATCATTCGTTCTGTCTCTGTTTGTGTGACATTCAGGAATTGTGGTGCAAGATCATCATCTTTCCAAGCGCCGTCCGCTAATGCTTCTAAATAGCTCCGCATCGTTGTTAATGGTGTCCGTAACTCATGTGATACATTAGCAACAAACTCTCTGCGTTCTTGCTCTATTTTTTCCTGCTCTGTAATGTCATAAAGAACAGCAATAAGTCCCTCATTCTTTCCTCGTTCCTTCTGAATCACTGAAAAACTAACACGAAGGATAAAAGGATGTTCATTTGTACCAGATTCAAGAATAAGTGATTCTTGTTCTTCTAATAAACTTTCAAATGTATATTCTTCACTTATTCCTAATAGCTCTGTGATATCTGTGTTATTCACCGTTCCACGTGAAACATTCAGCATATCTATTGCTGGATTGTTAATAAGAATAACTTTTCCTTCACGATTTGTTGCAATAACCCCATCAGTCATATGGGCAATAACAGATGCAAGCTTCTTACGTTCTCCCTCTGTCATAGCCTGTGCGTCTTCAAGTTTTTCCGTTAAATAATTGAAGGTGATAGCCAACTGACCAATTTCATCTTCACCATATACCCTAACCTTTCGTGAGAAGTTACCATTTGCTAGCTCAATGGCTTGCTTCCTCATATCAGTCATTGGTCTAGTGATTGTTCTTGCTAGGAAGATCCCTAAAGCAGCAGTAATTGCCAATGAAAGAATAGTTCCAGTAGCTAAGATCTTATTGATAATTCTCATCTGAGAAAAAACTTCTTCCATCGATGCCATTACATACACAGCACCGATTGTTTGGTTATTTTGATTAACAGGAACGGTCATAACACGCACACGTTCTGTTTCATAAATAAATACACCACTATAATCCAGACCCAATAAAGCACGATGAACAGTTTCTTCAATTGATTTCTTTCCAACTAAGTCCTTATTAATATCAGATGTTGCAATGACTGTTTTACTCATATCTATTACACGTACTTCAATAATTTCCTCTGTAAGAAAGTCATCTAAAATCGTAGTAATCTCACTCGTTAATGTCTTTCCATCAGAGTATTCCTTAGGATCTCGAGACATTTCTTGTTCAATATTATAAACTAGTAAGCTAACGCGATTTGTTAAGGAAGCCTCAAAATTTGCTTTTAAAGAGGATTCCAATTCTTTAACAAAATAAATTCCGATAATTTGCATTGCCATCATAATAAGCAGCACATATACCGTAACAAACTTAAAATGAATGGATTGAAAAAACCTAACCCTTTTCATACCATTATTCCTGTTCTGCTTGTTTTAGATAGTAGCCAACTCCACGTCTTGTTACAATCCATGTAGGGTGACTTGGGTTATCCTCAATTTTTTCACGTAAACGTCGAACTGTTACATCAACTGTTCTGACATCACCAAAATAATCATAGCCCCAAACTGTTTGTAACAAGTGTTCTCTTGTCATCACTTGACCAATATGTTGAGCTAGATAGTGAAGAAGCTCAAATTCACGATGTGTGAGCTCAATTGTTTCTCCACGTTTTGAAACCACATAAGCATCTGGATGAATAACTAGTGATCCAATTGAAATTTCGTTGTTAGATCCTTTTGTTTCAGCTGTATCATTCGCCTGTTGTCGTCGAAGGTTGGCTTTTACACGTGCTAGTAATTCTCGTGTACTAAATGGCTTGGTTACATAATCATCAGCACCCAATTCAAGCCCAAGTACTTTATCTATTTCTGAATCCTTTGCTGTTAGCATAATAATCGGCATTTCATATTTCTTTCTAACTTCACGGCACACTTCCATTCCATCTTTGTTAGGAAGCATAATATCCAGCAAAAGAAGGTCCGGATTAATTTCCTCCACCATTTCTAAGGCCTGGTTGCCATCATAGGCACAGTAGACTGTGTATCCTTCTTTTTTTAAATTAAACTGTAATATATCTGCAATTGGTTTTTCATCATCAACAACTAATATCTTTTTTTCCATATTCTCGCCCCTTTTAATTTTGGCTCTGCTTACTTGTTTTTGTGAATTTATTTTAGTGTTTTCTTTCTTCTCAAACTACACTATGATCACATCAAAAAAACTTTAGCATCGTTCTAGTATGACAAGTTCATGCTTATGTTTAATGTACCACTTTCAAAGAAGAGATTCATCTTTTTCAGGGTCTTTATGAACATTTTCATTAGAAAAACTCGGCTTATCGCCAAGCCCTAATGTCGAAAGCCTTAACTTTTCTTATACGATCATCCTTAAAATTTTATACTTTCTGATAGTATAAATAAAAGTTTAGATTTTCTTTTCAAGTGGTAAAGAGTAATAGAACGAAAAAAAGGACTGACCTCCAAATTTGTGTCAGACCCTTCTTTCATTATTTTAAGTAATCAATAGGGTTTTTCAAGTTACCATTCTCATAAACTTCAAAATGCAGATGAACTCCTGTAGAATTCCCTGTTGTTCCCATTATACCGATTTTTTGTCCCTGAGAGACAACCTGACCAACTGAGACAGAAATTGAATCTAAATGAGCATAAAGTGTTGTTATACCGTTATTATGGTCAATAACAACCTTATTTCCATATCCACCATCAGATCCAGCAGAAATCACCGTACCATTATCTGCAGCCTTTATTGTACGATCACTAGGTCTTGCTATATCAATTCCTTTATGTAGTTTACCCCAGCGCTGACCTAGACCGCTAGAGATATATCCTCCAACTGCCGGCCAAGCCAGATCACCACTACCTCTTGATGGAATTACCTTCGTACCTTTTATGATGATTTCTTTGACAGGTTGCTTTACTACTTCTTCCTTTACCGTTTCACGTTTTACTTCCGTGCCATTTTGTTTATAAGTAACATAGCTTACTAATTTTTCCCCATTCTGACCCTTTTGAGATACTTCATCTTCCCCTTTAGGCAAATTCGCATCTTCGCTTATTTCAATTTCAAATGCAATATTCTCTTTTATGAATGATTCTTCTTTTATATTTACTGTAACATATGGCTTTAATTCGGTTACGTGAAGCAAATCACCAGATTGAATAACAGAGTCTTCCTTAAGACCGGGGTTTAAACTTAATAATTCTTCAAGAGTTAAGTCATGAGCCTCCGCAATATTTCCAAGTACATCATTTTCCTGTACCACATACTGTTTATCTTCAGGAGATCCCTTTTCTAATACGTTTAACCCTTGCTCAGAGCTAATGATTTTATCCGGAGATACTTTTTTCGTTCCGAGCAAAACATCTTCTGAAAAGGTTACATCCACTATTCTAGATTGTCCTTCTTTAAGAGTAGCTGGTATTTGATTAGTAGCAATACTCTTCTCTATTTCATTTAATACATCTTCAGAAACATATTGAAGCTTATATTGCTTTAAAACAGCCTCAGCCTCTGCTTTGCTTTTAAAGTAGACAACTTCTTTTTCATTAATCTTTAGTGCAGTAGATTCCACTACAACATCTAGGTCTTTTTCTAAAGAACGAACTGTTTCATTGTTATCATAAACCGGTCTGAACATTTTTTCTGGTATAATCTCTAATTCTTCAATTGTTAAATTAAGATCTTTATATGTTTCTTTTACATTACTGATTTTTATCGTAGCAACTTGTTCAATCACATTTTGGTTATCTACTGTCCCCATATACTGACCATCAAGGTAAACATGATATACGGTAGATAATGAGTTTTCAGCTTGTGCAATTACACTATGCGTTCCGAAAGTAATCGTTGCAGCTAATGCAATTCCCATTGTCATCTTCTTGCTAAAAGAAACATGGTTATGTAAATGCTTTTCTCCTAAACTATTAAAGCGCTTAAACAATGGAATTTCCTCCTAAATCTTTTCTAAGAAACTCAGGAAGCCTCTTACAAATGAAACTAGCAGACAAAATCATGTCGGCAATTTTCACGTAATAATACACTATATTACTCTAACACAAAAAAGTATGACTTTTGATTCAGTCATGAAATTGTAATACTAATGTATCATTTAGTTATATAGTCGTAATATAGAGTAAAATTTACTATAGAATGCTAGTCACCTTACAATATACGTCTTATATATAGTTTTTTTGACGTCAATTAGGATTGTTTTACAAGCCTGCAATCATTTAAACTTAATCAGTTCACAGAATCGGGATCCGGGCATTGAATACCTCTCAAGAATAAAGGATTTTTGCAACTACTTTAAGTTTATTTGCAAGTTTTTTATTATTTTTGCAGCTTATTCAATTTATCAAACAACTATAGATGTTATTTTGTAACTTCATCAATTATTCTTGCATTCAACATATTTTTAGATTAGTAACTGTCTAACTTTCTTAGAAAAAATAAAAAGCATGAATCAAATATGATTCATGCTTTTTTAAGTGGCTCGGGACGGAATCGAACCGCCGACACATGGATTTTCAGTCCATTGCTCTACCAACTGAGCTACCGAGCCGTATAATTAGGTTGCATCTTTTCGTAAAGATTTTATTTCTAGGTTAACGAACCTATTATCTTCACTTTAGATGAGTTGAATATCAGGTTTGTACTTAGTAATCGTCCTCATCTCAGGATGATTATTCAAGATATAGCTCGAGGAGTACGCTGAAGTTTATTCAGCAAAGTTTACTCGTTCGTGCTCTACCAACTGAGCTACCGAGTCCACTTTTAATATGTATATATAAAAAGAAAGTATTTCTACTTTCATTATTGTATATGTATGGCGGTCCGGACGGGACTCGAACCCGCGACCTCCTGCGTGACAGGCAGGCATTCTAACCAACTGAACTACCGGACCATACAACTATATAATAGATTAAAAGATAAAGTGACCCATACGGGATTCGAACCCGTGTTACCGCCGTGAAAGGGCGGTGTCTTAACCGCTTGACCAATGGGCCATTGTCATAATAACAATGGTGAGCCATGAAGGACTCGAACCTTCGACCCTCTGATTAAAAGTCAGATGCTCTACCAACTGAGCTAATGGCTCATCTTATAGTGATGATTATAAATATGTTTACCTCTTGTAACAGACACCCAAGTCTCAGTAAGGATAATCTAGGAGCAGCTCGAATTGTGCGCTGATGTTTCGCTTCGCAGCTTATTCATTCGTGCTCTACCAACTGAGCTAATTGCTCTCTAAAAACAATTTGTTCTTAACAGGACAGGATCTATCTTACCACATACTTTTATAATATAGCAATATATTTATCAAAAAAATTATTTTTATTTTTCCAAACCCATATAATAGCATTTAAAAAGAGAAGAAATTGTTATAATCTCTTCTCTTCTCATTAGTCATTAGCTATATACACTACGAATCACGTTTGTTTGTGAACGATCTGGTCCTACTGAGAAAATGGATAATGGAATACCTGTAAGCTGTGAAATGCGCTCAATGTAGTGTCTTGCATTTGCTGGCAGTTCACTTAGATTACGTACACCAGTAATATCTTCCGTCCAACCTGGTAGTTCTTCATAAACTGGCTCACACTCTGCAAGTACTTTTAAGCTTGCTGGGTATTCATTAATCGTTTCCCCTTTGTACTTATAAGCAACACAGATTTTTAATGTTTCGATGCCTGTTAATACGTCAATTGAGTTTAAAGAAAGATCTGTTAATCCACTTACTCTTCTTGAATGACGAACAACAACACTATCAAACCAACCTACACGACGTGGACGTCCAGTTGTCGTTCCGTATTCACGACCAACCTCACGAATTTGGTTACCAATTTCGTCATGTAATTCCGTAGGAAACGGGCCATCACCTACACGAGTTGTGTAAGCTTTTGATACACCAACAACGTGGTTAATTTTTGTTGGACCTACACCAGAACCAATTGTAACACCACCAGCAACTGGATTAGAAGATGTTACGAATGGGTATGTACCTTGGTCAATATCAAGCATAACGCCTTGTGCCCCTTCGAAAAGTACACGGCGTCCTTCATCTAAAGCATCATTTAAAACAACAGAAGTATCAACAACATATTGTTTAATTTGTTGTCCGTATTCATAGTACTCATCAAGAATTTCTTCTACTGTGAAGCCTTCTACTTCATAGAATTTTTCTAATAGACGATTTTTTTCTTGTAACGCACGAGATAATTTTTCTTCGAACGTATCACGCTCAAGCAGATCAGAAATACGAATTCCTACACGTGCAGCTTTGTCCATGTAAGCAGGTCCGATTCCTTTTTTCGTTGTACCAATTTTATTTGCACCTTTACGCTCTTCCTCTACCTCATCTAGTTTCAAGTGATATGGAAGAATAACATGTGCACGGTTGCTGATGCGTAAGTTATCTGTTGTGATTCCACGCTCATGTAAGTAAGCAAGTTCTTGTACAAGTGCTTTTGGATCGACAACCATTCCGTTTCCAATCACACAAATTTTATCTTTATAAAAAATCCCCGATGGAATTAGATGTAGCTTATATGTTTCTCCACCAAATTTAATTGTGTGACCAGCATTATTACCACCTTGATAACGAGCGATCACCTCTGCATTTTCAGAAAGGAAATCCGTAATCTTTCCTTTACCTTCATCTCCCCATTGAGTTCCAACAACTACTACTGAAGACATTCCGTGCACCTCCACTAATTTCGCACTATTCAAACATGTTTATTTTAACAGTCGTATTTTACAAAGTCAATGTAAATACGAACATTTATAAAAAATACGTAATATTTGTTCGTCATTTAATCACATTTTATAAAAGAAGAGCAGAATTTTGTTTAGTCATACTTTTATTTTTATTGTTTCCAATTAAATAGGAATAATGTTACTAGAAAAACTTTGCTTATAATCATTTTTTCTTACATAAAAAAAGAAGACCGTATTTTCTACGATCTTCTTCCTCTATGCGGCGCCGTCATCAAAACGCCGTTCAAGATTGACGAACTTATTATATTCTTTTACGAATGCTAACGAAACTGTCCCAACCGGACCGTTACGTTGCTTAGCAATAATAATTTCAATGATGTTTTTGTTTTCAGATTCCTTATCATAGTAATCGTCACGGTATAAGAAGGCAACAATATCGGCATCCTGCTCAATACTTCCTGATTCACGAATATCAGACATCATTGGTCGCTTATCTTGTCTTTGCTCAACACCACGAGATAGCTGAGAAAGTGCAATAACAGGAACTTTCAATTCACGAGCTAGTTCCTTAAGTGTACGAGAGATTTCAGATACCTCTTGTTGACGGTTATCGGTTCGACCATTACCTTGAATCAATTGAAGATAGTCAATAAGAACCATGCCTAGACCACTTTCTTGCTTTAGGCGACGGCACTTAGCACGGATGTCACCGACACGAATACCAGGAGTGTCATCGATATAGATTCCCGAGTCTGATAAACTACCCATTGCCATAGTTAGTTTACCCCAGTCTTCTGGTGTTAAAGAACCCGTTCTTAGCCTTTGTGCATCAATGTTTCCCTCTGCACAGAGCATCCTCATGACCAGCTGATCCGCACCCATCTCAAGACTAAAAATCGCAACATTTTCATCTGTTTTGGTTGCAACGTTTTGCGCAATATTTAAGGCAAATGCCGTTTTACCTACAGATGGACGTGCCGCAACGATGATTAAATCATTTCGTTGAAACCCAGCTGTCATTTTATCTAACTCAATAAATCCTGTTGGAATTCCTGTTACATCACCTTTACGATCATGTAATGTTTCAATATTATCATACGTTTGTACAAGAACATCTTTTATATTTTGGAAAGCACCAGCATTTTTTCGCTGTGCAACTTCCATAATTGTTTTTTCCGCCTCACCTAGGAGAACCTCAACCTCATCTTCTCTACTATATCCATCTTGTGCGATGGTTGTAGCTGTACGAATTAACCTTCTAAGGATTGATTTTTCTTCTACGATTTTAGCGTAATATTCAATGTTTGCAGCAGTTGGAACTGAGTTTGCTAAATCACTAAGATAAGAAACTCCTCCTACTTCTTCTAGTAAATTTACATCTGCTAACGCTGAAGTGATTGTTACAAGATCAACCGGCTCTCCTTTATCAGATAGGTCTAACATAGCATTGTAAATTTTTTGGTGTGATGCTCGATAGAAATCTTCTGGGATTAATAATTCTGATGTTACAGTAATAGATGATGGTTGGAGAAATATAGCTCCTAAAACAGCTTGTTCTGCTTCTATATTTTGTGGTGGTATACGATCACCAAGTACCTCGTTAATGATGATCACCGTCCTTCTACATTTATTATGAAAGTATAAATCTATTTATTATTATACACCTAAGTGCCATACTAAAGAATTGGGAAGTTTTATTTGCTTAGCTTGTTTCTTTTTAGAAAAAGCCTGTTTAACACTTTATTAAGTGTAAAAAAAAAGTGGCTAAGCTTCAAGATAAATTTCTCTCTTTCCACAAAACCACATCATTTTCCATAATTTACTTATTGTCCTTTAACCTGTACTTTAATCGTTGCATTTACTTCCGGATGCAGCTTTGCAGGTACATTTGTAAATCCTAAAGAGCGAATGCCATCAGGTAAATCCAGCTTACGTTTATCAATTTTAATATTATGTGATTTTTTCAGTTCATCTGCAATTTGCTTGCTTGTTACTGAACCAAATAAACGGCCGCCTTCACCAGATTTTGCTTGAATTTCAACTGTTAATTTTTCAAGAACATCCTTTAGCTGCTTCATTTGTTCTAGCTCTTCCACAGCTTCTTGCTCCTGTTTTTTCTTTTGAGCATTTAATGAGCTAATACTTGAATTTGTTGCTTCAACAGCTAATCCTTGTTTGATAAGGAAATTGTGAGCATATCCGTCTGCTACATTCTTAACTTCCCCTTTTTTCCCTTTACCTTTAACGTCTTTTAAAAAGATTACTTTCATGATTTGGTTCCTCCCTCTAAATAGTCTTCTAATGCTAATTTTAACTGTTTTTCGACTTCTTGTAATGTTGTATGCTCCAGCTGTGTTGCTGCATTTGTTAAATGGCCACCACCACCAAGTGCTTCCATAATAATCTGAACATTAATGTCACCAAGTGACCGGGCACTTATGCTTACAAACTCAGGGTTTCGTTTCGCAATAACAAATGATGCTTCAATTCCATTCATTGTTAATAATGTGTCTGCTGCTTGTGCAATTGTCACTTGCTCGTAAAATTCCTGCTCATCTGCCACAGTAATGGCAATGCCATCTTTAAATATAAATGCATGCTGGATAAGTTGAGCCCGCTTTACATAGCTATTGATATCTTCTTTTAGAAACTTTTGTACTAAAACTGTGTCTGCTCCTTTTGCTCTTAAATAAGAAGCTGCATCAAATGTACGTGAGCCTGTTCGAAGTGTAAAACTCTTTGTATCAACAATAATTCCTGCTAAAAGCGCGGTAGCCTCAATTATATTCATTTTAAGATGCTTTGGCTGATATTCAAGTAATTCGGTCACCAATTCTGCTGTAGACGAAGCATAGGGCTCCATATAAACAAGAATGGGATCTTTAATAAATTCTTCTCCACGTCGATGATGATCAATAACAATGACATGCTCACTTCTCATGAGCAATCGGTCATCAATGACTAATGATGGCTTATGTGTATCAACAACGATAAGCAGTGTTTCGTCTGTCATAATTTCGAGTGCTTGTTCTGGTGTGATAAATCTTGACCACAGTTCAGGGTGTAATTTAAGCTCTGCTAAAAGCTGTTCAACTCCAGAATCAGTTGCTTCCGGATCTAATACAATAAAGCCTTCTTTTCCATTAACCTGACAAACTTTAAGGATCCCGACCGCTGAGCCAATTGCATCCATATCCGGATACTTATGTCCCATAATCATAACCTTATCGCTTTCAGACACAATTTCTTTCAATGCATGTGATATGACACGGGCACGAACTCTGGTCCGCTTTTCCATCGGATTTGTTTTTCCTCCGAAGAACTTCACTTTTCCACTAGGCTGTTTGATGGCCACTTGATCTCCACCACGTCCTAATGCTAAATCTAAGCTCGATTGCGCCAGATCGCCAAGTTCCTGAAGTGAAGAAACACCTGATCCTATTCCAATACTTAAAGTTAATGATACGTTTTGAATAGCTGTTTTTTCACGAACTTCATCCAGGATTGAAAACTTAGTTTTTTCAAGTTTGGTTAAAATGTCTTCACTCAATACTCCGATAAATCTTTCAGATGAAGTTCTTTTAAGAAAAACACCATAATCCTTTGCCCATTTATTTAAGAGAGATGTTACCTCACTGTTAATGGCACTTCTTGATTGGTCATCCATCGCCTGGGTAACTTCATCATAATTATCTAAGAAAATAAATGCTAAAACTGTACGTTCATCTTCATATTGCTTTTCAATTTCAATTTGTTCGGTTACATCGAAGAAATACAATAGCCGTTCATCACGTTTAATAATGACCTTAAATTCTCGATCATGTAATGTAATCGTCTCTGATTCTACTTCCTGTTTTATTAATGGAACTAATGAATCAGCTACATCAAATAGGGATCTGCCAACAAGGGTATCCTCATCAAAGCAGGAGGTCATAAAAGGATTTGTCCACTCAATTTGATATTGATCATTGAAAAGCAAAATCCCAATTGGCATTTCCATTAAAGCCTCTTCACCGACTTTTTTCAATCGGTATGAAAGAGTTGTAATATATTCTTTCATTTCTGTTCTAAAGTCTTTTATTGCTTTATTAATAAAATAAAAAGCAATTGCAAGACAAGTAAGAAGGATGGTTCCTATCAACCAATTATAGAAAAATAGAAGAAGTACGGCTATCACTGTTACGCCAATTAATGCATAAATGGGATAACGGATGAATGGCTTTTCATAAAAACTTGGCATTTTGTTCTCATCAACTCCTCGCAACAGTGATTACAATATCTTACTTTTTCTGTATTTTCCTACGGAGAGGAAAGCCTAAATCAATTATACCTAAGATTCTAATAAGATAAAGGAATATTGGGATGATTAATGAAGCAATTAAAATGACGACAGGAATTGCTTTTGCCCAGCCCTTGACATATGAATAGAAAAACACAAAGGAATATCCTTGCATTAGCACAAAAAATTGCAAAATAAAATAAAGATTTAAAACAGCCATAAAAAGAAAACTGTCTTGGTCGAGATTTACCATTAATAATATAGAGCTAATTAAATAGTACCAAATGATACTTGTCGGTAATCTCCATTCACGGAAGGGTTTTAAAGGTGCTAACTCAAATCTAAGTCTTTTTAAAATCGGGACAGAAATGAGATGGGTGATAACAGCAAAAACCATACCTGTTGTAACAAATAAAGTCGGTATTAATGTCGTAATATAGCCCATTCCTTCTTCAAGCTGTTCAAACTGCTGATTCATCTGTCCACTTGCATCAAAAGATTGCAAAATTGCTTTTGATTGCTGAATTGAGTCTTTAAACAGTTCAATAGAGTCTTGAATAAAGTCTATATTTAGAAAAACAATTGACCCAATATAAGATACAATAATACTAAATGTATAAGCTAAGCTACCTCCGACCAATACACCCATTGTTTGTTTCTTTTTATAAAAATAACCCATCACCATACCGCTCAAGCCAAACATAAGTGCTAATAAAATATTAGTAATAGATCCGAATAAAACTGATAGGATACTTCCTGCCAATACGAGCATAAGCGTAGTGGATAAGCTATGCCTTATTGTAAAAATAATAAATGGCAGAGGGAGAACAAAAAGGGCAAGTATCCCAATAATCGGTGCATATTTTGCTACAAGCATTAGCACAATAAAAAGTGCTAATAAAACAGCCCCTTCTGTTATAGCATTTGTTTTCCTCACAACTTCACCTCTTTTAAGAAAAAACATCCTTTAAGCTAGGAATTTAGCTCTGTTTAGTATTTCATATCGTTTGTTAATTTATTGCTCTTTTCACAAACTTACACTTTTCCTGGTAGACAAACCTGTTCAGTTTGTTCAAATATAATGTGTTACAGTATTATGTATAGAAAACGTGTACATACAGTTCTAACCTAAATTTTAGTCTTGATCGCGGTGTATTCACAAGTTCTTTTTAAAGATAAATATGACGAAAAAAGCACAGAAAGGATTAAACAATCCATCTCTGTGCTTTTCTTTTATTATTCACCAGCAACATATGGTAATAAAGCCATTTGACGAGCTCTTTTGATAGCTACAGTCAATTTACGTTGGTATTTAGCGCTTGTACCTGTTACACGACGTGGTAAAATTTTACCACGCTCAGATACGAATTTTTTTAGTAAATCAACATCTTTATAATCGATGTGAGTGATACCATTTGATGTGAAGAAACACACCTTACGACGTTTTGCACGTCCACCTTTACGTCCGCCTGCCATGATCAATTTCCTCCCTTCTATTTACAATTCATCTATTAAAACGGTAAATCATCGTCAGATATATCAATAGGTTTTCCATCATTTGCAAATGGATCGTCATCAAAGCTTGTACGACCTTGATTACGTTGATTTTGATCTGAACCGAATGGATTTTGATTGCCAGAATTCTCTTGGTACCCACCAAAGTTGTTATTGTTGTTGTAGTTATTGTTACCGCCACCGGCACCGCCGCCACTTGCTCCTCTTGGCTCTAGGAATTGGACACTTTCTGCAACAACTTCTGTTACATAAACTCGTTTTCCAGTTTGATCTTCATAGCTACGTGACTGTAAACGACCGTCAACTCCTGCAAGACTACCTTTTTTAAGGAAGTTCGCAACATTTTCGGCTTGTTTACGCCAAATCACACAGTTAAGAAAATCAGCTTCTCTTTCACCCTGTTGGTTTGTAAACGTACGGTTTACTGCAAGAGTAAAGGTAGCAACAGCTACTCCACTTGGTGTGTATCGCAAATCTGGATCTTTTGTTAGTCTTCCAACTAATACAACTCGATTCAACATCAGAACCATCCTTTTTTGACTATC
This genomic stretch from Metabacillus sp. B2-18 harbors:
- a CDS encoding adenylosuccinate synthase is translated as MSSVVVVGTQWGDEGKGKITDFLSENAEVIARYQGGNNAGHTIKFGGETYKLHLIPSGIFYKDKICVIGNGMVVDPKALVQELAYLHERGITTDNLRISNRAHVILPYHLKLDEVEEERKGANKIGTTKKGIGPAYMDKAARVGIRISDLLERDTFEEKLSRALQEKNRLLEKFYEVEGFTVEEILDEYYEYGQQIKQYVVDTSVVLNDALDEGRRVLFEGAQGVMLDIDQGTYPFVTSSNPVAGGVTIGSGVGPTKINHVVGVSKAYTTRVGDGPFPTELHDEIGNQIREVGREYGTTTGRPRRVGWFDSVVVRHSRRVSGLTDLSLNSIDVLTGIETLKICVAYKYKGETINEYPASLKVLAECEPVYEELPGWTEDITGVRNLSELPANARHYIERISQLTGIPLSIFSVGPDRSQTNVIRSVYS
- a CDS encoding peptidoglycan DD-metalloendopeptidase family protein, producing the protein MFKRFNSLGEKHLHNHVSFSKKMTMGIALAATITFGTHSVIAQAENSLSTVYHVYLDGQYMGTVDNQNVIEQVATIKISNVKETYKDLNLTIEELEIIPEKMFRPVYDNNETVRSLEKDLDVVVESTALKINEKEVVYFKSKAEAEAVLKQYKLQYVSEDVLNEIEKSIATNQIPATLKEGQSRIVDVTFSEDVLLGTKKVSPDKIISSEQGLNVLEKGSPEDKQYVVQENDVLGNIAEAHDLTLEELLSLNPGLKEDSVIQSGDLLHVTELKPYVTVNIKEESFIKENIAFEIEISEDANLPKGEDEVSQKGQNGEKLVSYVTYKQNGTEVKRETVKEEVVKQPVKEIIIKGTKVIPSRGSGDLAWPAVGGYISSGLGQRWGKLHKGIDIARPSDRTIKAADNGTVISAGSDGGYGNKVVIDHNNGITTLYAHLDSISVSVGQVVSQGQKIGIMGTTGNSTGVHLHFEVYENGNLKNPIDYLK
- the walK gene encoding cell wall metabolism sensor histidine kinase WalK, with protein sequence MKRVRFFQSIHFKFVTVYVLLIMMAMQIIGIYFVKELESSLKANFEASLTNRVSLLVYNIEQEMSRDPKEYSDGKTLTSEITTILDDFLTEEIIEVRVIDMSKTVIATSDINKDLVGKKSIEETVHRALLGLDYSGVFIYETERVRVMTVPVNQNNQTIGAVYVMASMEEVFSQMRIINKILATGTILSLAITAALGIFLARTITRPMTDMRKQAIELANGNFSRKVRVYGEDEIGQLAITFNYLTEKLEDAQAMTEGERKKLASVIAHMTDGVIATNREGKVILINNPAIDMLNVSRGTVNNTDITELLGISEEYTFESLLEEQESLILESGTNEHPFILRVSFSVIQKERGKNEGLIAVLYDITEQEKIEQERREFVANVSHELRTPLTTMRSYLEALADGAWKDDDLAPQFLNVTQTETERMIRLVNDLLQLSKLDRTDYKLNKDWINFTDFFQKIIDRFEMTKSQHVAFFRNIPNDPLYVDIDTDKITQVLDNIISNALKYSPEGGKVIFTVDVLPAELQIRIKDEGVGIPQESVNKIFDRFYRVDKARTRKLGGTGLGLAIAKEMVQAHGGDIWAQSREGAGTTVFFTLPYDPEQEDEWE
- the yycF gene encoding response regulator YycF — translated: MEKKILVVDDEKPIADILQFNLKKEGYTVYCAYDGNQALEMVEEINPDLLLLDIMLPNKDGMEVCREVRKKYEMPIIMLTAKDSEIDKVLGLELGADDYVTKPFSTRELLARVKANLRRQQANDTAETKGSNNEISIGSLVIHPDAYVVSKRGETIELTHREFELLHYLAQHIGQVMTREHLLQTVWGYDYFGDVRTVDVTVRRLREKIEDNPSHPTWIVTRRGVGYYLKQAEQE